A DNA window from Sediminitomix flava contains the following coding sequences:
- the gmd gene encoding GDP-mannose 4,6-dehydratase, with protein sequence MKKALITGITGQDGAYLAEFLLKKGYEVHGIKRRSSSFNTDRIDHLYQDPHEKDIKLKLHYGDLTDSLNLTRIIQEVQPDEIYNLGAMSHVRVSFETPEYVGNVDGLGTLRILEAVRLLGLTEKTRIYQASTSELYGLVQEVPQKETTPFYPRSPYAVAKLYGYWMTVNYREAYNMYACNGILFNHESPQRGETFVTRKITRAAARIALGLQDVLYLGNLNAKRDWGHAKDYVRAMWLILQQDKAEDFVIATGVTTSIREFVRMSFQELGIELTFEDEGVNEIAKVKSSKNSDFKVKEGDVILKVDPRYFRPTEVDLLIGDPTKAQKQLGWELEYDLQGLVSEMVQSDLKLFQKDQYLQEGGHDVFNYYE encoded by the coding sequence ATGAAGAAGGCACTGATCACAGGGATTACAGGACAAGATGGGGCTTATTTAGCCGAGTTTTTATTGAAAAAAGGCTATGAAGTTCATGGAATAAAAAGAAGGTCATCGTCTTTTAATACCGATCGTATTGATCATTTATATCAAGATCCACATGAAAAGGATATTAAGTTAAAACTTCATTATGGAGATTTAACAGATTCTTTAAACCTAACGAGAATAATTCAGGAAGTTCAACCTGATGAAATATATAATCTGGGTGCCATGTCTCATGTGCGAGTGAGTTTTGAAACACCAGAATACGTAGGGAATGTAGATGGGCTTGGGACGCTGAGAATATTGGAAGCCGTACGTCTTTTAGGTTTAACTGAAAAAACAAGAATCTATCAAGCTTCTACTTCTGAGCTTTATGGTTTGGTACAAGAAGTACCACAAAAAGAAACAACTCCTTTCTATCCTAGATCACCTTATGCCGTAGCTAAGTTATATGGTTATTGGATGACCGTGAATTATAGAGAAGCATATAATATGTATGCTTGTAATGGAATTCTTTTCAATCACGAATCACCTCAGCGTGGAGAGACATTTGTAACTCGTAAGATTACAAGAGCTGCTGCACGTATTGCTTTAGGTTTACAAGATGTTTTGTATTTAGGAAACTTGAATGCGAAACGTGACTGGGGACACGCGAAAGATTATGTTCGTGCAATGTGGTTGATCCTTCAGCAAGATAAAGCAGAGGATTTTGTAATTGCGACTGGCGTAACAACGAGTATTCGTGAATTTGTACGTATGTCTTTTCAAGAATTGGGCATAGAACTTACTTTTGAAGACGAAGGAGTGAATGAAATTGCAAAGGTAAAATCATCCAAGAATTCAGACTTTAAAGTAAAAGAAGGAGACGTGATACTAAAAGTTGATCCTCGATACTTTAGGCCAACCGAAGTTGATTTATTGATTGGAGATCCGACAAAAGCACAAAAACAATTGGGTTGGGAATTAGAATACGATCTACAGGGCTTAGTGTCAGAAATGGTACAATCGGACTTAAAGCTTTTCCAAAAAGACCAATACCTTCAAGAAGGGGGGCATGATGTCTTTAACTATTATGAGTAG
- a CDS encoding UpxY family transcription antiterminator: MSTQDNNGLKTIKRPERIPHWTAIYTKSRSEKKVADRLEEAGFEVYCPTLTTLRQWSDRKKKVTVPVFSSYVFIKVAPLEQSKVLQDSGVVNFVFWLGEIAKIKEEEIFQLKRIFENSDQIASTEVINFQKGDKVKIQAPSFLGQEGIIEEIKGKTVHLRIEALMMDLKVVLKANELDLID; the protein is encoded by the coding sequence ATGTCAACTCAAGATAATAATGGACTTAAAACGATAAAACGACCTGAGCGTATTCCACATTGGACCGCCATCTATACAAAATCTAGAAGTGAGAAAAAGGTAGCTGACCGACTAGAAGAAGCGGGTTTTGAAGTTTATTGTCCGACACTAACAACACTTCGTCAATGGAGTGACCGAAAGAAAAAAGTAACAGTTCCTGTTTTTTCATCTTATGTTTTTATAAAAGTAGCTCCGCTTGAGCAATCTAAAGTTCTACAAGACTCAGGAGTAGTGAATTTTGTTTTTTGGTTGGGGGAAATTGCGAAAATAAAGGAAGAGGAAATTTTTCAACTGAAACGTATTTTTGAAAACTCCGATCAAATTGCTTCAACTGAAGTAATCAACTTCCAAAAAGGAGATAAGGTAAAAATTCAAGCGCCAAGCTTTTTAGGCCAAGAAGGAATTATTGAAGAAATAAAAGGTAAAACAGTTCATTTGAGAATTGAAGCCTTAATGATGGATTTGAAAGTAGTACTAAAAGCCAATGAATTAGATTTGATTGATTAG
- a CDS encoding transcriptional regulator, which produces MLDVLITSKTRIKLLLKFFLNPNTSSYLRSLESEFGESTNAIRLELNRMEKAGMLQTIMEGNKKIFSVNRGHPLFVDVQRIVQKYVGVDIIVNNIVRGLGDLKYVYLTGDIARGIDSSVIDLILVGDINRNYLTETIQKAEALISRKIRYLIYTEDEFSKEEVNKQQNLLIWTK; this is translated from the coding sequence ATGCTAGACGTTCTTATCACTTCTAAAACAAGAATCAAGCTTCTGTTGAAGTTTTTTCTTAATCCGAATACCTCATCTTACCTCCGCAGTTTGGAAAGTGAGTTTGGAGAGTCAACCAATGCAATTCGATTAGAGTTGAATCGGATGGAAAAAGCTGGGATGTTACAAACGATCATGGAAGGCAACAAAAAGATTTTTAGTGTCAATAGAGGACACCCACTTTTTGTAGACGTACAACGAATTGTTCAGAAGTATGTCGGTGTCGATATCATCGTAAATAACATTGTAAGAGGCCTAGGTGATTTGAAATACGTTTACCTAACAGGGGATATTGCAAGAGGAATAGACAGTAGTGTAATAGACCTAATCTTGGTAGGAGACATCAACAGAAATTACCTAACAGAAACCATTCAAAAGGCAGAAGCACTGATTTCTAGGAAAATTCGATACCTCATCTATACAGAGGATGAATTTTCGAAAGAAGAAGTAAATAAGCAGCAGAACCTTTTGATTTGGACAAAGTAG
- a CDS encoding SDR family oxidoreductase, with product MTSLKDKTVLITGGSKGIGLGIAEYLLKEGMKVAITSRSQLAADLAVKQLEQYGEIVGYEADVRDLSSQEKIVESITSKWGSLDVVIANAGVGHFANIEDMTEQQWNDTVDINLTGVFNTTKASIPALKKSKGYLMTIASLAGTNFFANGAAYNASKFGLVGFTQAVMLDLREYGVKVTTIMPGSVTSHFNNHVPSEADAWKIQPEDIGQMVADLLKMNPRTLPSKIEVRPTTPPTKK from the coding sequence ATGACGAGTTTAAAGGATAAAACTGTATTAATCACAGGAGGAAGTAAAGGGATAGGCTTAGGTATAGCTGAATATTTGCTAAAAGAAGGAATGAAAGTGGCAATTACTAGCCGTTCACAATTGGCTGCAGATTTAGCGGTGAAACAGTTAGAGCAATACGGCGAAATTGTAGGCTATGAAGCAGATGTTAGAGATTTGAGTTCTCAAGAAAAGATTGTGGAGAGTATTACTTCTAAATGGGGTAGCTTGGATGTAGTGATTGCAAATGCAGGTGTCGGTCATTTTGCAAATATTGAAGATATGACCGAGCAACAGTGGAATGATACCGTAGATATCAACCTGACAGGAGTTTTTAACACGACTAAGGCTTCAATTCCTGCGCTGAAAAAAAGTAAAGGCTATTTGATGACAATTGCGAGTTTGGCAGGGACTAACTTTTTTGCAAATGGAGCCGCCTACAATGCGAGTAAGTTTGGCTTAGTTGGTTTTACACAGGCAGTCATGCTTGACCTACGTGAGTATGGTGTGAAAGTAACGACTATTATGCCAGGCTCAGTGACAAGTCATTTTAATAACCATGTTCCGAGTGAGGCAGATGCATGGAAAATACAACCTGAAGATATAGGGCAAATGGTAGCTGATCTTTTGAAAATGAATCCAAGAACGCTTCCAAGTAAAATTGAAGTGAGACCGACAACTCCTCCAACAAAGAAGTAA
- a CDS encoding efflux RND transporter periplasmic adaptor subunit, whose translation MNFKIYILSTVLFGMAVACSSTDQHGHDEHEHHEDENQNKVVLTERQQQAIGLESGQVEQKNLGEVLELSGRVEIPPQRKATISPIIGGFVREVKVIEGDRVKKGQLLATLEHPDFINLQQAYLEQFNELTFLEKEYGRKKKLYEQQVGAGKEYQRISSDYNSTKVKLSALHAQLEMLGINPKQVEKGALVSKVSIRATIDGIIDQVSINLGSFATAQQSMFEIINLDDLHIHFMVFEKDLGRIQKGDEIRFTTPNKTEGDFVAEVYALSSSFNEETKRSEIHTHLKKGDGHKLYPGMYVVGEVITQTQMCYVLPTEAIVKKDGKSYVFIEEDGTEGEVQEGKGNHHVHGHNHHGHKEGTSYRMSEVVSGITALGYSEVKFLEELSLETKIVKKGAYWLIAELGKAETAHEH comes from the coding sequence ATGAATTTTAAAATATATATACTGAGCACAGTTTTATTTGGAATGGCGGTAGCTTGTAGTTCTACAGATCAACACGGACATGATGAACATGAACATCATGAAGATGAAAATCAGAATAAAGTTGTATTGACTGAGCGACAGCAACAAGCTATTGGTTTAGAAAGCGGGCAAGTTGAGCAGAAGAACTTGGGAGAAGTATTGGAATTGAGTGGAAGAGTTGAAATTCCTCCTCAACGAAAAGCCACCATCAGTCCAATTATCGGAGGTTTTGTTCGGGAGGTGAAAGTGATTGAAGGTGATCGTGTCAAAAAAGGGCAATTACTAGCTACCTTGGAACATCCCGATTTTATAAACTTGCAGCAAGCCTATTTAGAGCAGTTCAATGAACTCACTTTTTTAGAAAAAGAATATGGTCGAAAGAAAAAGCTCTATGAACAACAGGTTGGGGCAGGGAAGGAATATCAGCGTATTTCTTCAGATTACAATTCTACAAAAGTAAAGTTAAGTGCTTTACATGCTCAGTTGGAGATGCTAGGAATAAACCCTAAACAAGTAGAAAAAGGAGCGCTTGTATCTAAGGTGAGTATCCGAGCAACAATTGATGGAATTATTGATCAAGTGAGTATCAACTTGGGGAGTTTTGCTACAGCACAACAATCTATGTTTGAGATTATCAATCTGGATGATCTTCATATCCACTTTATGGTTTTTGAAAAAGATTTAGGGAGAATCCAAAAAGGAGATGAGATACGTTTTACCACTCCCAATAAAACGGAAGGGGATTTTGTGGCAGAGGTCTATGCACTTTCTTCTAGTTTTAATGAAGAAACAAAAAGGAGTGAGATTCATACACATTTAAAAAAAGGGGATGGTCATAAGTTATATCCTGGAATGTATGTGGTTGGTGAAGTGATTACACAAACCCAAATGTGTTATGTTTTACCTACAGAAGCCATTGTGAAAAAAGATGGAAAGAGTTATGTTTTTATAGAAGAAGATGGTACTGAAGGGGAAGTTCAAGAGGGGAAAGGTAACCATCATGTACATGGGCACAACCATCATGGGCATAAAGAAGGAACAAGTTATCGAATGTCTGAAGTTGTTTCGGGGATTACAGCTCTTGGTTATAGCGAAGTTAAGTTCTTAGAAGAATTAAGTCTTGAAACCAAAATTGTGAAAAAAGGAGCTTATTGGCTTATCGCTGAATTAGGGAAGGCAGAAACTGCTCATGAACATTAA